The following are encoded in a window of Camarhynchus parvulus chromosome 1A, STF_HiC, whole genome shotgun sequence genomic DNA:
- the MCAT gene encoding malonyl-CoA-acyl carrier protein transacylase, mitochondrial — MGGWAAAPWRLGGCSGRGGLRGAARRWGSSRPGAGDQAATLSDLLQSSVEAEEPGAAAARRERRCPREGTVLLFPGQGSQFVGMCRGLQQFPGVRDMYRLAEKVLGYDLLSLCLEGPRDALDRTQHCQPAVFVASLAAVEKLNHLQPEVVERCVAAAGYSVGEFAALVFAGALGFAEALYAVKVRAEAMQRASEVVPSGMLSVVGRREANYKFACLEARKHCESLGIENPVCTVSNYLFPDSRVIAGHLQALEFLQENARKYYFKRTKMLPVSGAFHTRLMEPAVEPLAEVLKSIEIQKPLLCVYSNVDGKKYMHSKHIQKLLVKQVVSPVLWEQTMHSVYERKQGTEFPYTYEVGPGNQLGAILKQCNLKAWKQYKHVDALEDEEAAET, encoded by the exons ATGGGCGGCTGGGCCGCGGCGCCATGGCGGCTTGGTGGCTGCAGCGGGCGCGGCGGCCTCCGCGGCGCTGCGCGGCGGTGGGGCAGCTCCCGCCCCGGCGCTGGGGACCAGGCGGCGACCCTGAGCGACCTCCTGCAGAGCTCGGTGGAGGCCGAGGAaccgggcgcggcggcggcgaggcGGGAGCGGCGGTGCCCCCGGGAGGGCACGGTGCTGCTCTTCCCGGGGCAGGGCAGCCAGTTCGTGGGCATGTGCCGCGGGCTGCAGCAGTTCCCCGGCGTGCGGGACATGTACCGCCTGGCCGAGAAGGTGCTGGGCTACGAcctgctctccctctgcctggAGGGGCCGCGGGACGCGCTGGACcgcacccagcactgccagcccgCCGTGTTCGTCGCCTCCCTGGCCGCCGTGGAGAAGCTCAACCACCTGCAGCCTGAA GTCGTGGAGCGCTGCGTGGCGGCCGCCGGCTACAGCGTGGGGGAGTTCGCGGCGCTGGTCTTCGCTGGAGCCCTGGGCTTTGCCGAAG CGCTGTACGCGGTGAAAGTGCGCGCCGAAGCCATGCAAAGGGCGTCGGAAGTTGTCCCCAGTGGAATGCTCTCGGTTGTCGGCCGGCGAGAGGCAAATTACAAATTTGCCTGCCTGGAAGCCCGGAAACACTGTGAATCGCTGGGTATAGAGAACCCCGTGTGCACAGTTTCAAACTATTTGTTTCCAGACAGCAGAGTCATTGCAGGACACTTACAG GCTTTGGAGTTTTTGCAGGAGAATGCCcgaaaatattattttaaacgTACAAAAATGCTTCCAGTCAGTGGGGCTTTTCATACCAGACTTATGGAACCAGCAGTAGAGCCACTGGCTGAAGTTCTAAAATCGATTGAAATTCAGAAACCGCTGCTCTGTGTGTATTCCAATGTCGATGGCAAAAAGTACATGCACTCAAAGCACATTCAGAAGCTGTTAGTGAAGCAGGTGGTGTCACCTGTTCTGTGGGAGCAGACCATGCACTCAGTGTACGAAAGAAAGCAAGGAACAGAATTTCCTTACACGTATGAAGTGGGGCCTGGGAATCAACTGGGAGCCATTCTCAAACAATGTAATTTAAAGGCCTGGAAACAATATAAACATGTAGATGCTCTGGAAGATGAGGAAGCAGCGGAGACCTAA
- the TTLL1 gene encoding probable tubulin polyglutamylase TTLL1, with translation MAGKVKWVTDIEKSVLINNFEKRGWIQVAENEDWNFYWMSVQTIRNVFSVETGYRLSDDQIVNHFPNHYELTRKDLMVKNIKRYRKDLEKEGSPLAEKDENGKYIYLDFVPVTFMLPADYNLFVEEFRKNPSSTWIMKPCGKAQGKGIFLINKLSQIKKWSRDSKTSSFVSQSSKEAYVISLYINNPLLIGGKKFDLRLYVLVSTYRPLRCYMYKLGFCRFCTVKYTPSTSELDNMFVHLTNVAIQKHGDDYNHIHGGKWTVSNLRLYLESTRGKEVTNKLFDEIHWIIVQSLKAVAPVMNNDKHCFECYGYDIIIDDKLKPWLIEVNASPSLTSSTANDRILKYNLINDTLNIAVPNGEIPDCKWNKSPPKEVLGNYEVLYDEEMAQSDGTDRDLRGRPGQPTGVKGSRARDSGKPVLTTWK, from the exons ATGGCAGGAAAAGTAAAGTGGGTAACTGACATAGAAAAATCTGTTCTAATAAACAACTTTGAAAAAAGAGGATGGATTCAGGTGGCAGAAAATGAAGACTGGAATTTTTATTG GATGAGCGTCCAAACAATCAGAAATGTGTTCAGCGTGGAAACCGGTTACCGCCTCTCTGATGACCAAATTGTCAATCATTTCCCAAACCACTATGAGCTGACCAGAAAAGATTTGATGGTAAAGAATATCAAGAGATACAGAAAAGACCTTGAGAAAGAAGGAAGTCCTCTTGcagaaaaggatgaaaatgggaaatatatttatttgg ATTTTGTTCCTGTGACTTTTATGCTTCCTGCCGATTATAATCTCTTTGTTGAAGAATTCAGAAAGAATCCCTCCAGCACATGGATTATGAAACCTTGTGGCAAAGCTcaaggaaaaggaatatttcTAATCAACAAACtctcccaaataaaaaaatggtCTCGAGACAGCAAAACATCTTC GTTTGTGTCTCAGTCTTCCAAAGAAGCCTATGTGATTTCACTCTACATCAACAATCCCTTACTAATTGGTGGAAAGAAATTTGATCTTCGTCTCTATGTTTTGGTGTCTACCTATCGTCCACTGAGATGTTACAT GTATAAGCTTGGGTTTTGCCGGTTTTGCACAGTGAAATACACACCAAGTACAAGTGAACTGGATAACATGTTTGTGCATCTTACAAACGTTGCCATTCAGAAACATGGG GATGATTACAACCATATCCATGGAGGCAAGTGGACAGTGAGTAACTTACGCCTGTATCTGGAGAGCACCCGTGGAAAGGAAGTCACCAACAAATTATTTGATGAAATCCACTGGATCATTGTGCAGTCCCTGAAGGCTGTTGCG cctGTAATGAATAATGATAAACACTGCTTTGAGTGTTATGGATATGACATTATCATTGATGACAAGCTTAAACCTTGGCTAATTGAG GTTAATGCTTCCCCTTCTCTTACTTCCAGCACCGCTAATGATCGCATCTTGAAGTATAATCTTATTAATGACACGCTTAACATTGCTGTGCCTAACGGGGAAATTCCTGACTGCAAATGGAATAAATCTCCACCAAAAGAGGTTCTGGGCAATTATGAAGTCTT ATATGATGAGGAGATGGCGCAGAGCGACGGGACTGATCGCGACCTGCGGGGTCGTCCTGGGCAGCCCACAGGGGTCAAAGGAAGCCGTGCAAGAGATTCAGGAAAGCCTGTCCTGACCACCTGGAAGTGA